One stretch of Punica granatum isolate Tunisia-2019 chromosome 5, ASM765513v2, whole genome shotgun sequence DNA includes these proteins:
- the LOC116207172 gene encoding probable membrane-associated kinase regulator 3, with amino-acid sequence MEGSNASDDEYIDMEISLSFLTDDPSKSSGSSFLGSSMQQSRDFEFPIGSAPQDRTETEFPADELFYKGKLLPLHLPPRLQMVQRLQSPKPKRFLHHQGREADYEEEDDDELEEEDMYSLPADLIMLSTAPSTNTSTPLIGSCNISPSVSCRVSCELNPEEDDCFFELSNELRGFIHRDEKKRSLNGSKCVSVSSSALWSKRLKQIKQSLLCQKLKASKAYIRSLFSKNLGGGRGDGCSGAAGARAPSNVGLGNGPEGFGNLQKRVPSEQTESRGRNYNYKSLSSSVMKRIDRELAERGAISSHRKSFSSAIQQHSAANKPSSSSSTSSSSSTSSSSSSSSSYSSSFSFKLNSGAPCKFQLLKRSSSVSSELENSIEGAIAHCKKSHKLLCPQNITATVTSEISSC; translated from the coding sequence ATGGAAGGAAGCAATGCCTCAGATGATGAGTACATAGACATGGAGATAAGCTTGAGCTTCTTAACCGATGATCCATCCAAGTCATCTGGTTCGAGCTTCCTCGGTTCATCGATGCAGCAGAGCAGAGACTTCGAGTTCCCGATAGGCTCGGCTCCTCAGGACAGGACAGAGACAGAGTTCCCTGCAGACGAGCTCTTCTATAAGGGGAAGCTCCTACCTCTCCACCTCCCTCCTCGGCTGCAAATGGTCCAGAGGCTTCAGAGCCCCAAGCCAAAGAGATTCCTTCATCACCAAGGACGGGAAGCCGATTACgaggaagaagacgacgaTGAGTTGGAAGAGGAAGACATGTATTCACTTCCCGCTGATCTGATCATGCTGTCGACAGCTCCTTCCACGAACACGAGCACCCCCTTGATCGGTTCCTGCAACATCTCGCCTTCCGTGTCCTGCAGGGTCAGCTGCGAGCTCAACCCTGAAGAAGATGATTGCTTCTTTGAGTTGTCCAACGAGCTCCGAGGTTTCATTCACCGTGATGAGAAGAAGCGGTCCCTGAATGGCAGCAAGTGCGTATCCGTATCATCCTCCGCGCTATGGTCCAAGAGGCTGAAGCAGATCAAGCAGTCTCTGCTCTGCCAGAAGCTCAAGGCCTCAAAGGCTTATATCAGGTCACTCTTCTCCAAGAACCTTGGTGGAGGAAGGGGGGACGGCTGCTCAGGTGCAGCCGGGGCCAGGGCTCCGAGCAATGTGGGCCTAGGGAATGGCCCGGAAGGGTTCGGGAATTTACAGAAGAGAGTTCCATCTGAGCAGACTGAGAGTCGAGGCCGCAACTATAACTACAAGAGCTTGTCGTCGTCCGTCATGAAGAGGATCGACAGGGAGTTGGCAGAGAGAGGGGCCATCAGCAGCCACCGGAAGTCCTTCTCGTCCGCGATTCAGCAGCATTCCGCGGCCAATAaaccctcctcctcctcctctacCTCGTCATCCTCATCcacgtcttcttcttcttcttcttcttcttcatattCATCCTCATTCTCGTTTAAGTTGAACAGCGGGGCACCGTGCAAGTTTCAGCTGCTGAAGAGGAGCAGCAGCGTGAGCTCAGAGCTCGAGAACTCCATCGAGGGAGCTATTGCTCATTGCAAGAAGTCCCATAAGCTGCTCTGTCCCCAAAATATTACTGCTACAGTTACAAGTGAAATTTCCTCCTGCTAA